A region of the Deltaproteobacteria bacterium genome:
CGCGGTCGTAGAGCCGGCCGGACCAGGCTCTGATGCGCAGCCCGACCAGCATGGCATCTCTGTTGAGGTCCATGATGGGTTCCTCCTTCGTGGCTACCTGACGGTCCACAAGGGGACCCGGATAGCCAGGGCAAGCTTGCGCCTGGCGGCCTCGGGGCTGCGCGCCCGCGCGGCGTACTCGCGCGAGTTGGCACAGCCCGCGGGGTAGTGAGCCATCATCCAGTGCATGAGCTTCCTCCCTCACCGGGTCCTGGCCGCGGCCCAGCGGATGAAGGCGGGCGAGCGCTGGAGCGCCGGGTCCCGGCGCACGCACGCCCCGACCAGCGACTCTCCCACCTCCCGCCTGAGCCGCTCCGCGAACGTGACGATGGCGTCCATGGTCACGTCTGTCGCGAGCCGGTAGAGTGAACCGCAGAGCGCCATCAGGGCGCTTGCGTTCTCCGGGATGTCCGCGTTCCCGGGGTCGGCGAGCACCGCCCTGGGATGGGGCAGCTCCCGCCACACCTTCAGGAACGCCGAGAACTCCACCGCCGCGGCCTCCCCCACCGCGCCCCGGAAGAGCGCCCGCTCGACCGCCGGATCGAGGCCGTTCCGGTGCTTCAGGATGTTTGAGGTAAACTCCCATGTCCTCGGGCACGGGTAGGCGCGTTCCCTGGACTGGGGGTCGAACTGGTGCAGGAGGTCCGGCTTGTATGTGATGAAATACAGAACTTCGGGAGC
Encoded here:
- a CDS encoding MoxR family ATPase — protein: APEVLYFITYKPDLLHQFDPQSRERAYPCPRTWEFTSNILKHRNGLDPAVERALFRGAVGEAAAVEFSAFLKVWRELPHPRAVLADPGNADIPENASALMALCGSLYRLATDVTMDAIVTFAERLRREVGESLVGACVRRDPALQRSPAFIRWAAARTR